ACGCCTTTTGCCCCAGAACATAAACTGTTTCATCGTTTAAAACTTCTCCAGAAACAGGATCTAAAATACCGTCATGACCATGGTCTGTATAAGGATCTAAAGCCATGTCACCTATAACACAAAGATCTGGAAAGGACTTCTTTATGTTTCTGATACTCTTGTACAGAAAATTATGGTGATTCAAAGAGTAAGAGCCAAAAGAGTCTTTATTAGAAAAATCTATAACTGGAAAAAGCATAACAGACTGGACACCAGTTTCTAAAAGTTCTTCTATTTCAAATAAAAGCATGTCACAACTCCACCTATGAACTCCAGGCATGCTCAGAATAGGTTCTTTTTTATTAGATCCCTCTAATAAGAAGAATGGAAATATTAAATCTGAAGGCGCCAAAAAAGTTTCTTGATTAAGAGCTCTTATAGCCAAAGATTTCCTGTTCCTTCTGGGTCTTTTTAAGATATTTAGAGGCATTTCTCTCTCCTATAAACATTTTCCACAAGAGCATAATAGAAATATAAATACTATTAATAAAATTCTCTTATTCTTTAGGGGGTGTGGAAATTGTTTAAATATGGGTTTTTTCGAGTGGAAAAGCAGTGGAAAATTTGTTTAAAACTTTGTTTAAAAAGTGAATATTTTGTTTAAAACTTTGCCTGCTTTTTAGATTTTGCTGTGTAATCGACGATAGATAAACAGAAATTCCCCAAAAATCATTTTGATTTTTCCTAAAGTATATGGCAGGCTCTTGTTTTTTGAGGTTTGGGTTATGTCGGACAACGGTGAAGTTTTTTCTGATAGGCAAAAAAAGGTTTTATCTCAGTATGTTTCGAACTTAGAAGGGGATGTTTTTGTTCTGAAAAATCTTCCTGAAGTCATTAAGGGGGCATTGTTTTCCAAATATTCTCGCTCGGTGTTAGGGGTTAGGGCTGTTCTTCTTCGAGAATTTTTAGAATCAGATGAGTCTGGTTTTGCTTTTGAAGAAAGAAGTTTTTCTGATAACGAAGACGGAGTCCGTAAAGCCAGTGCATTTTACGAAAGAGTTTTGGATGGTTACGGTGATGACTCGATTGGAGAGCTTGGGGGGGCTCATTTAGCTGTTGAAAGAGTTTCTATGTTAGCGGCCAAAGTGTTAGAAGATTCTCGTATTGGCGGTTCTCCTTTAGAAAAATCCACTAGATACGTTTATTTTGATCAAAAGGTTGATGGGGAGTTCTTATACTACCGAGACCCCATTTTAATGACCTCAGCTTTTAAAACATTATTTTTGTCGACTTGTGATAACTTGTTCCAAACTTATTCCGACTTAATTCCAGAGGTTACGGACTTATTTGAAAAGTTATATCCAAAAGATTCTGACGTTCCTAAATCTTCATATAACATTTCCATCAGAGCTAGAGTTTTAGATTGTCTTAGGGGGTTACTGCCTACCGCGACTTTGACTAATGTAGGTTTCTTTGGAAATGGAAGATTTTGGCAAAGTTTGGTCCAGAGGTTGCAGTTACATAATTTATCTGAGGTTAAGAAAATTGGCGAAAACATTCTGTCCGAATTGAAGTCTGTAATACCTTCTTTTGTGAGTAGGGCTGAATTTCATCACAGACACCATAGGAGCTTGGCCAGGTTTCAGGAGGGAATGGTTGAAAGGATACGTAGTGTTTCTAACAAAACTAAGGTTCCTTTGATGCCTCTAGAAGCCGGAGTAAATCTTGTTTATGGAGATCCAGAAGGGATTTATAAAGTTTGTGCTGGAATCCTTTTTCCGTATACGAATATCTCCCTCTCTGAATTGGTTGATCTGTGTAAAAAAATGCCTAATAAAGAGTTGAACAGCATTATAGAAGCTGTAACTTATCCAAGAGAGAATCGTCGCCATAAATCTCCTAGAGGCTTAGAATGTGCAGAGTTTGCTTTCGATATTGTTGCTGATTTTGGAGGGTACAGGGATCTTCAAAGGCATCGGATGTTGACTCAGGAGCGACAGTTGTTGACAGCCAATCTAGGCTACGATTTTCCGAAAGAACTGATCGACACTCCCATGGAGAAGCCTTTTAGGGACGCGCTGGAACGTGCTGGTGAGGCTTATAAAGCTATGGCAGATGAATTTCCTGAAGAGGCTCAGTACGTCGTTCCTATGGCATATCACATTCGATGGATGTTTCACATTAATGCTAGAGCTTTGCAGTGGCTCTGTGAGCTCAGGTCCCAACCTCAGGGTCACATCAATTATAGGAGCTTAAGCATAGCTATGGCCAGGGCTGTTTGCGAGTTCGACCCTAGGTACGAACCTTTCTTCAAATTTGTAAATTACGACGACGTAGGTTTGGGTAGATTGGAACAGGAGATCCGAAAAGAAGCAAAAGCCGAGGCTGCACCAGCGGAACAAGAATAACATATTTCAAGAAAGAAGATTTGTCTTTTGTTGGAGTTAGATGGAATTCTTTCTTGAAAGGAACAAGAGAAAACTGCTAGTCTCTTCCCCTAATGGTTCCTTCTCTTTGTTTTTGTATTTATGAAGAAGTTTTTAGAAAATAATCTCGTTCGGTTTAAAAATATCTCAAAGAATAAACAAGGGATGTTTGTTAATTTTAAAGTTAAAGGGGAAAGAGGAGGAGCATCTTTCACAGCCTCTATCACAGTGGATATAGCTGCAGCAGAAGTTGACACTGGAGACTCTTTAGAAAAGATAATAGAGAGTTGTGCCAAAATTGGAATTTCAGAGTTTCAACGTTGCGAGTTCCAATTCGAAGGGATTACTTGTCTATAGGAATATCTGGGTGTAGCGCAGCCTGGTAGCGCACTTGCATGGGGTGCAAGGGGGCGGAGGTTCAAATCCTCTCACCCAGACTTCTTTTTTCGGTTCTTTGATAGGCTAACGACCTTTCCTCTGGTCTTCCATTCAGCCGAGGATAAGATTGGTGCGTAGATGTCTTTTTCTTCATTTGGGAAAAATGCCTCGCGTTCTTCATCAGAAGGTGGGGAACTTTTGAACCTTATCTTTGGGGCTTCTGTTATTACTGCTAGAGGAGTTTGTTCGTTGCCCTCTCCCATACAAAAAACAGCACTTGCGGCCAAAGCATCTATGATGTTCATCTCGGTAGTTTCTAAAGCTCTACCAAAGCAATCAGGCTTTCCTATGTAGCTGTGGATGGGATCTAAACCACACCAAGAGAGCGCTAACCCCGAAACCCCTTTCCTCATAGGTGTCGTGTGGCTATCCGTAAGAATGACCCCTAAGTAATTTATTTTATCCCTGTGTCGAAGAAAAGACCAAATTTGAGTTGCTGAAGCAAAAATATCCTCAGGATACAGAACATACCCATTTAAGGAGTTTGACTCGTCTATTCCAGCAGAAGCTATAAGAATATTATTTTTTTTGGTCAAGATGGGATAAGATGGATTAGAGGAAATAGGGTCGACGTACATGTCGGCGTGGTTTCTTACCAAAATTTCCTTCGAAGGGACTTTAGTTTTATCTACAACACATCCTTCACAGATGCTGACGATTTTTGAAGAAACGGCAACGACAGCCCCCTCTTCCAAAGGTGGAAGATAGGCGTCTAACACCTGTTCTAAATCGTCGGAAGCAGATATAGCATGGGTTTTGTAAGCTCTAACAAACATAGAAACATCCTGGAGAAGTATTTTATTAAGTAGA
This sequence is a window from Chlamydiifrater volucris. Protein-coding genes within it:
- a CDS encoding FAD-dependent thymidylate synthase, with the translated sequence MSDNGEVFSDRQKKVLSQYVSNLEGDVFVLKNLPEVIKGALFSKYSRSVLGVRAVLLREFLESDESGFAFEERSFSDNEDGVRKASAFYERVLDGYGDDSIGELGGAHLAVERVSMLAAKVLEDSRIGGSPLEKSTRYVYFDQKVDGEFLYYRDPILMTSAFKTLFLSTCDNLFQTYSDLIPEVTDLFEKLYPKDSDVPKSSYNISIRARVLDCLRGLLPTATLTNVGFFGNGRFWQSLVQRLQLHNLSEVKKIGENILSELKSVIPSFVSRAEFHHRHHRSLARFQEGMVERIRSVSNKTKVPLMPLEAGVNLVYGDPEGIYKVCAGILFPYTNISLSELVDLCKKMPNKELNSIIEAVTYPRENRRHKSPRGLECAEFAFDIVADFGGYRDLQRHRMLTQERQLLTANLGYDFPKELIDTPMEKPFRDALERAGEAYKAMADEFPEEAQYVVPMAYHIRWMFHINARALQWLCELRSQPQGHINYRSLSIAMARAVCEFDPRYEPFFKFVNYDDVGLGRLEQEIRKEAKAEAAPAEQE
- a CDS encoding coenzyme F420-0:L-glutamate ligase, with product MFVRAYKTHAISASDDLEQVLDAYLPPLEEGAVVAVSSKIVSICEGCVVDKTKVPSKEILVRNHADMYVDPISSNPSYPILTKKNNILIASAGIDESNSLNGYVLYPEDIFASATQIWSFLRHRDKINYLGVILTDSHTTPMRKGVSGLALSWCGLDPIHSYIGKPDCFGRALETTEMNIIDALAASAVFCMGEGNEQTPLAVITEAPKIRFKSSPPSDEEREAFFPNEEKDIYAPILSSAEWKTRGKVVSLSKNRKKKSG